The following coding sequences lie in one Arachis hypogaea cultivar Tifrunner chromosome 4, arahy.Tifrunner.gnm2.J5K5, whole genome shotgun sequence genomic window:
- the LOC112797568 gene encoding putative 4-hydroxy-4-methyl-2-oxoglutarate aldolase 2: MALVTTAEVCDANPQLILSGELRALQPVFQIYGRRQVFSGPIVTLKVFEDNVLVREFLEEKGNGRVLVVDGGGSLRCAILGGNPVVQAQNNGWAGIIVNGCIRDVDEINGCDIGVRALASHPMKANKKGMGEKHVPINIAGTRISDGEWLYADTDGILISRTELAV; the protein is encoded by the coding sequence ATGGCCTTGGTCACCACAGCCGAAGTGTGTGATGCAAACCCACAATTAATTTTGAGTGGCGAGCTTCGTGCCCTTCAGCCAGTTTTCCAAATTTACGGTCGTCGACAGGTCTTTTCCGGACCGATAGTTACCCTGAAGGTGTTTGAAGACAATGTTTTGGTTCGGGAGTTTCTTGAAGAGAAAGGCAATGGAAGAGTGCTTGTTGTCGATGGTGGCGGGAGCTTGCGCTGCGCAATATTGGGTGGCAACCCTGTAGTACAAGCGCAAAACAACGGATGGGCAGGTATCATTGTGAACGGATGTATAAGAGATGTGGATGAGATCAATGGCTGCGATATCGGGGTGAGAGCACTAGCTTCCCATCCAATGAAAGCTAACAAGAAAGGCATGGGAGAAAAGCATGTTCCTATAAATATTGCCGGGACAAGAATCAGTGATGGGGAATGGCTTTACGCGGACACGGATGGGATTCTGATATCTCGAACGGAGCTGGCTGTCTGA
- the LOC112797569 gene encoding isopentenyl-diphosphate Delta-isomerase I, producing the protein MAHSTIAVTLSQQLFKRTTVLFPHSSFRSRSLLPSSSSSVSFSPNFHTPLSSSSSSSFALRASSSSSSSTSSTAAMGETIAAVDAGMDAVQRRLMFEDECILVDENDRVVGHDSKYNCHLMEKIEAENLLHRAFSVFLFNSKYELLLQQRSGTKVTFPLVWTNTCCSHPLYRESELIEEDALGVRNAAQRKLLDELGIVAEDVPVDQFLPLGRILYKAPSDGKWGEHELDYLLFIVRDVKVNPNPDEVADIRYVNRDQLKELLRKADAGEGGLKLSPWFRLVVDNFLFKWWDHLEQGTLGQVADMKTIHKLS; encoded by the exons ATGGCGCACTCTACGATCGCCGTTACACTGAGCCAGCAACTCTTTAAAAGGACCACTGTCCTCTTCCCTCACTCTTCTTTCAGATCTcgttctcttcttccttcttcttcttcttctgtttccTTCTCTCCTAACTTTCatactcctctttcttcttcttcttcttcttctttcgctCTCagagcctcttcttcttcttcttcgtccacCTCCTCCACCGCTGCCATGGGTGAAACTATCGCCGCCGTCGATGCCGGAATGGACGCTGTTCAGCGCCGCCTCATGTTCGAAGACGA ATGCATTTTGGTGGATGAGAACGACCGCGTGGTTGGTCATGATTCCAAATACAACT GTCACTTGATGGAAAAGATTGAAGCTGAAAATTTGCTGCACAGAGCTTTCAGTGTATTCCTGTTCAACTCAAAGTATGAGTTGCTTCTTCAG CAACGATCTGGCACAAAGGTAACGTTCCCTCTTGTGTGGACAAACACCTGCTGCAGCCATCCACTGTACCGCGAATCTGAGCTTATTGAGGAGGATGCGCTCG GAGTGAGAAACGCTGCCCAGAGGAAGCTTTTGGACGAGCTTGGTATTGTTGCTGAAGATGTGCCAGTTGATCAGTTCTTGCCTTTGGGCCGCATACTTTACAAGGCACCTTCTGATGGCAAATGGGGAGAACATGAAT TGGATTATCTGTTGTTCATCGTCAGGGATGTTAAGGTGAACCCTAATCCAGATGAAGTTGCTGATATCAGGTATGTGAATCGTGACCAGTTGAAGGAGCTACTGAGGAAAGCCGATGCCGGCGAGGGAGGCTTGAAGCTGTCGCCATGGTTCAGACTCGTTGTGGACAATTTCTTGTTCAAATGGTGGGACCATCTTGAGCAAGGAACTTTGGGACAGGTTGCTGACATGAAAACCATTCATAAGTTgagttaa